The Lutra lutra chromosome 1, mLutLut1.2, whole genome shotgun sequence genomic sequence AGCCAGCTCTGCAACCAGACCTGCCTTCCgccgggggtgggcaggggggttGTGCCTCTCAGCTGTGGTCACATTCCTCTTTGTGATCCTCAGGGGACGACTGTTTCTGGTCCCGCACCGGCATGGCCTGTCTTTTCCCCTGTGCGGTGGTATTTATTGCTGCCAACGCTGCTCATCTCTGACCGCCAGCAGGGACAGCACAGAAACCCGGAGGGCACTGCCCAGCCAGTAGGTCCCTCATGTGCCACCCCAGCCACTTCCCacttccctcacccccaccagcACCCCCGCTCCCTGTGGAGGCCACTCCCGTAATAAAAGCTCACTTCCAGAGTCACAGACAGGCtttggcctgggggagggggcagcccgGACGGTGGGAGCCCCAGCTCCCAATCAGGCCCCCCAGCACCTCTGTTCTCCAGTCTCTAGCTCAGACTTTTGGAGCCGGTGGGGAGGAGTGTTTCGAATACCTGCACCCCAACATAATCGTAGGCTCCTGTGCATTTGTAAGAAATTATGCCAGTACAGAGAGGTCCTGGGTACCAttcacccagccccccccccacccacggTGACATCTTGGAAAACTCCTACTTGGTCAACCACGCTGTTGACATGGATACACTGCGCTGATCTTACACTTCCCCGCCGGCATGTGCATGtgtcctggggctccctgcccactggCTCATTTTTCCCTAAGCCAGATACATATGGGCCCTGATGGGGAGCCCAAGAATGGCCCCCACGCCCCTCTGTCttgggggagcctgcttactcccaCAGTTGATGCCTCCATGACTCTGGACACAGTGCTCAATGCTGCTCTCCAGGGTGGGGTCAGTGGCTCCCCTTCCCCACGTGGTAGGTACCCTTCCCCTGCATTCAGAATAGCTCAGACCCAGGGTGAACAGCTCAGGGTGGGGGTCGCGGGGCTGtagccctcccccccaccaggCCCACCTGTCCACTCTCCAGTTGCCCACCCACCTAgtcctggggtggtgggggacatTAACATCAAGAAGAGTCAGACGTTGGGTTAAGAGGAAGAGGTACTGTCCTGCCGCCAGGGTGAGAGTCCTGTGTGTCCCAATGACAGGCCACACCAGGCCTTGGGGAGCAGAATGAGGGCTTCCACAGTGATTGTTCAGGAGATGCCCCAAGCCCTGAAGCCCATCCCAGAGCTAGACCCTGGGCTATGGGGAAGGAAGACTGCCAACCAGCCTCCTGGTCACCTGGGTCATGAGGGAGTGGAGGCCCGAACCTTCTCCTGGGAGGGGTCCTGCACCTGGTGCACACGAGCATCAGCCTTGCCTCCACCAAGCCTCGGACGCGAGGGAACAGGCTGGGCCTGGGAATATGCATTTAACcctcatattaattttttttgcacTGCTCtaaccaaaaaacacaaaacaggtgacttaaaacaaatttattctctgacagttctggaggccatAAGCTtgagatcaaggtgtgggcaagGTTCGCTTCTTTGGGGGGACTCCGAGGGAGGGTGTCTCAGGCTGCCCAcctggcttctggtggctgctaGCAGTCGTCCTGTTCCCTGGCTGCGGCTGCGTCACCCCCATGTCTGCCTTCGGGTTCAGATGACCTCCttccctgtgtgtatgtgtggcctctccttataaggacactggtcacaAGGGATTTAGGGTCTCCCCCTACGCCAGTGTGACCAAATTTTAATAACACCTGCAAAGGGACCCTATTTCCAGATAAGCTCCCATTCGAGGGTTCCCCATAGACGTGAATTGGGAGGGAGAGCCCCCGCTCGACCCCCTGCAACCCCCCTCTCCATTTGCCCCGCCTTCTGGGGGCGGGCGTCACACGAGCGAGGTGGACCGTGTGCCCTGAGTGCCCCCCTCCCTGGAGGCTGTGGAGGCACCCCGAGCCCCGCAGAGCAGCCCCTCCCGCACCTTGTCCCTGAACTCCACAGACACGTAGTAGTAGATGAAGGGGTCCACGCAGCTGTTGAGGGTGCTGAGAGCCAGGCTGGGCACGTAGGCGGCGTACAGGTTGCCCCAGGCGTCGGGGCGCGGGTCGGAGTAGTGCAGCAGCAGCAGGACGTTGCTGGGCACGAAGAAGGCCACGGCCGAGGCCAGCACGAGCGCGGTGAGCATCCGCGCGTGCCCGTAGCGCGGGCCCCCGGTAGCCAGCGCGCACAGGGTGGCCCCGTAGCTCAGCAGCATGACCAGCAGCGGCAGGAAGCAGCCGAGCACCGCCAGGCAGAGGAAGGCGGGTCGCCAGTAGGAGGCCTGAGCGCCCACGGGCAGCGCGTCGTGGCACAGTACGTGGTCCGAGTGCGACAAGTGGAAGGTCTGCTGCTGCAGCGCCAGGGGCAGCGCCAGGGCGACAGCCGCCAGCCAGGCCGCGGCGCAGAGCCCGGCGGCCAGGCGCCAGCCTCTCAGGGTGAGGGCGCGGAAGGGGTGCACCACGCCGAGGTAGCGGTCCAGGCTGACAGCCACCAGCAGCAGCACCGAGCCGTACATGTGGCCGTAAAGCGCGGCGGTGGTCGCGCGGCAGGCGGCCTCGCCGAACGGCCAGTGCTGGTTCTGCAGGTGGTAGGCGACTCGAAGCGGCAGCGTCAAAGCCAGCAGGAGGTCAGCGGCCGCCAGGTTCATCAGCAGCACCGTGGAGGGCAGCCGCGGCACCCGGGTGGCCAGCACCCACAGCGCCAGACCATTGGCGGGCAGCCCCACCAGCAGGGTCAGCCCGTAGAGCGCGGGCACCAGCCTCGTGGACACCCAACCCAGCAGCAGTGCCCGAGAGCTGTCTGGGAGCTCCAGAATGTTGCTGTTGTTGGCCCAGAGCTGACCCGGGAAGCTGCGCAGGTGGGGGGAGTGAGGGGTCTCCTCCTGGGGCCCGGTGAAGGGCCCCAGTGTGACATCTGGGGGAAAGGGGATACAGGTGTTGAGAGTCTGGGTGTTTCCTCCACCTACACTGCCCCCCAACCCCGTGATGCTTCCTTGGGCGGGGGGCTACAGTCCAGGTCCCAACTCTCAGGAGCCCTTAGTTTGGTGGGTTAGAGCTGGACACAGACACCCCCAGCCCTGTGCGCTCAGGACTGGGCTGGAGGACCCCCCAATTTCCTGTCTCCCACTCCTCAACTCTAGGCCTCCCTCCAGTTCCAAGACAGGGCCCAAGGTCACTCACCATTATCTTCTCCCGCGCTCCCCATCTCATCGTAGGTGAGGGTGTTCTGGCTGTCATCTTCCAGGCTGAACCCCAGCACCACAGGCCACAGCAGCGCAAGTGCCCACATGCTGTCAAAGCTCGGCACAGCCAGCTGCTCTGGGCTGTGGCCGCTGACCTCAGGCTTCCTGCCCggctgaccccccacccccagcttcctgACTGCCAATGGAGGAGTGGACAGGGCCCAGGGAGATAaaccagcccctgcccccacaagCCTGTGGCAGGCCCACGGTGTGGGCTGAGGAGGCCTGGTGGCTAGAGTCATACACAACTCGAGGTCCGGGTGCCGGGCCGGCGAGATGGGGGAGGAAGTTCCAGGCTGCAGTCCCCTCCCTCAGCCCTTGTCCAGCCCAGAAAGCCTCTATGGGCCAAGTGGCTACTTCCTGCTGCCCAGTCATGTCTGCAGCCCCTGTTCCCATGACAGCGGGCCAGGTCACGTACTCAGGGGTTCTTGGCCCTTCCTGAaacctctccccatctcctgccTGTGCCTGGCTGGATCACAGCCCTGCCTCCCAGGTCATAGATCAGAGCACGTGACTGATCTCTCCCTGTCCGAGCACCCCAGGTCCCCTCTGGGGGCCGCCTGCCTTATTGTGGCCTCCCTCATTCCCCAGCACGCTCCCCTGGGCGGGCAGGCCCAAAGTGTGGTGCAGAGAGGGGAGGCACTTTGTGAGGCTGGAGTCTGCTGAAGGTATCTGAGGAGGTCTTGGTCCTCGGCCCGGACCCTGATGCTGACCCATGCTACCCTGGGAGTGGAGAGGAGCCCCCTTCAGCCCTCTTCGGTCCTGGCTCCATCCTCAGCCCGGGGGCTGCTGGGAATGGTCATGACCATACCTCAGCCTGAGAGTGGTCAGGTCAGCCCAGGACAGAGGGCACAGAGGGCCGCTGAGCCACCACCCTCCTCTGGGCCCTCCACATCCCTGCACTCAGATGGGGCTCGCTGTGCAGCTGAAAAAAAGCCGAGGGCCTCAGTGGGGAGAGTACTCCTTCTGTCTTCTGCACACAATCCCCTCTGAGGTCCCTCTGGGGAGAGGCCTTGAGTATCTTGCCCTGGAGGTTCTCAACCAGTGTGGTCAGGGTTGGGTCCCggtggcggtgggggagggggaccgTCTGAGAGCAGGAGGACCCtgaggggggcggtggggggtcaaggaaggagaaatgaagtAGGGGTGGTAGAAGGGGAGTGATGTGGCCATGTCCTGGTTCTGGGAGCCTTAATCTAGCCACACACTCAAGGTCACAGGGACCAGCCAGGAAGTGACGGAGCAGTCCTGGACAGAGTCAATGCAGCTGAGGGTGAGACACCGaggtccctgcccccagcccagggtGGGGGACCAAGGCCTAGAGTTCCGGCTGGGACGGGGTCCTAGCCAGGAGCCTCCCACGTTTCTGGACTGTTTCCACCAGCACTCGCGACAAATTCAGCCACACCTATGTCTTTTGGCAGCTTGTGGCCAAGGTCACTCTCAGCACACAGGAGAACCCAGATGAGGACCCCCTGCTGCTGTCCAGGAGTGGAACAGGGAACCTGTGCAGGGAAGGCTGGGGGGGCTGGCAGCTGGGCAACTCTGGGGCAGGGTGGACAGGAGCCCCCCAGGGAGGATGGTTTGACTGAGGAGTCCCGCGTCTGGGAATTGCCAGCAGGTACATGTGCACAGGAAATCACCCATACAGAGGTATTCCCCTTGCACAGAGGCAGGGATGCCTGTCAACCGCCCCATCACAGAAACCACCCTGTGCCAGCCGGTGGGGGGTACCCCAACCCAGGAGGTGCGGGGCGACCTGCCATGGCGAGGCAGTTTCTGCAGGATGCTGGGGGCAGCTGCCTTTGGGGAGAGGTACTTGAGTGCCTACTTCTCTCCATgtggttttttgtgttgttggttttttttttttgtactattGGGATTTTCTATATCATCCGTTACTTTAATAAAAactcacattttatttacttatttagctccatgcccaacatggaacccaacgtggggcttgaactcaccaccctgacatcaagacctgagctgagatcaagagccagacactcaaccaaccaagccacccaggtgtcccaaaaaactcacattaagaaaaaaaaaaaaaaaaaggcagaataatagctttaaaaaggagggaaaacctGATACAAACTCATCCATGTTAGGATATCATAATAGGagtgagataagccagtcacTAAGCTATGAAGCCCCTTGAAGGGTCATGTGCTCAGGGACAGGAAGGAGAcggggagggtgtgggagggggcgccaggggctgggggcgggggtgcggAGTCCGTGTTTCATAGGGACAGAGTTGCAGTTTGGAAGATACAGAATCCTGGAGATGAACGGTGGGGACGGGAGATGAAGAACCTTCACCAACCGTGTGAAGGTACTTAAAGCCACCGAACTGGCTGCTTAGAATGactaaatttatttgtattttaacaccattaaaaacttatttaaaaggGTGGGGGAAAAGGGCAATCAGATCTGAGTCAGCAGCTAATGCTGGGTTCCCTCGGCTTGCAGCCTCACCtgaaccaccccccacccaagtcCCCAGAGTCCATCCTGGCCCACCTCACTGTCTCCAGTGTTAGATGGAGGTTGGAGCACCGGGTAGAGCCTCCTCAAGTCCTTCCAGTGTCCCATCTTCGTGGAGATTATGATTTCCTTCTGTTGTCCTCTGAAGGCACCACCATGCCTCCACCTCCCCTGTACCAGGCTGGGCCCCAGCCTGCGGGCAGGGACATGAACCCACTTCCGGCCGAGTGGAGGGTGCTCTGACCCTGTCCGGGTTTGAGGTCCAGCTCTCCCAACTCCAGATGGCCCGTACCTCCTCCCTCGGACCTCGGTCCAAGCTGCTGCACCGGGCCATGTGCGGGAGCTCGGGGACACTGGGCGGTGAGACAAGGCGCTGGAGACTCTCGGGCGAGCTGCCAGCGGTTCGACGGTTCAGGTCTCACTCCACACCCAGGGCCCTTGGCCTCCTACTGAGAGGTCCTAGTCCCCCCAGTCCCCACCCCACGCCCTTCTGCGACTGCCTTGAGGTCAACTGGCTGTTCAGAACAGGTGGCCTCCTTCCCAGCCAGAACGTCAAGGGTAAGGTGCGGTTATACTTTGCAAAAGGTGTAACAGGATAACAAAAGAGAGAAGTAATACAATAGTAACATAATAACGGAATGAATATGCACCAGGCCCCCCTGGaggcccccaccccctcacctccccagGCACCACAGGCAGGCTGCCTCCAccaccctggggaggggagggccgcCTGCCTGGTCCTGTGGCTGGGCCCCTCCCCAGActtggaggagggaggaagggaggtgcatggcggggaggagggaggactGTTGTGTTCATCAGGGCCGTTCTTCATTGTGTGGCGATCAACTGCGGCAGACGGTGGCTTGGCACTATAGGCCCTTAGGATCCGGGACTTCCGTGGGTAAGTCCAGGCCCAGCAGGCTGGTCCCCTGCTCAGCGCCTCGCCAGGCTGCAGGCCTGGTGTCCGCAGGGCCAGGTCATGCCCCCTTCCCAACAGGGCCAGCAGGTGACCCCCCTTCCCATTTCTCATCACAGCCACAGGCCCCGCCCACTCTGCACACCAATGCCCTTCCCTTTCAGGAGGCTGCCTGGCCAGGGCCGGCACCCCGGGACACCCCTCTCAGTGCTTCCAAGCAGGCCAGTCTGTGAGGACACAGGGCCCTGGGACCCATTCTCGATGTGGGCTCGAGGCAAGGAGGAATCTGGGACAGTACTGAGCCTCATTCACCAAACTCTGTGGGGGGCCCAGACTCTCTGGAGGGGGAAGTGTGCACAACCGGGGGgcactgtgtgtgtggggggtgcccATGGATGACAGGGTCCCTGGAAGGCAGCAGGGGCCACTTGGGGGAGATTGAGGACCACAGGCCCAGTGGGCAGAAAGGCCAGCCAGGAGCCTCAAGGGGTATCTGCTAAGGGGACCCTAAGAAGAGCTGTGGTCTCCTACTTCCCTGGAGGTGGGGCCCGAGTGAGTTCAGAGGGGTGATGACGAAGTCACAGGAGGTGTGTTGAGAAAAAGGGGCGTCCAGCTGGGAGCAGGGGTCAGGGAGCATGGAGGGAGGGTGGCTTTATGGGCTGTGGGAGGGAAAGACCCGTGTTGGGCAGGCGGAGAAAGCTCGGTGCCAACCCCAGTCTTTAAATTGGGTTTCCCACGGGCAACATCTCTCCTTCCTACTGAAAATAAAAGCTGAGTTGGGAATGAACATTCCAGAAAACTGTGGGTGGGGACAGGACCCTCCTGCAGAGGCGCGGGGTGGCCACAGGGGGGCGGCACTTGGGGGTCTGGGAATCACGGGGGTGCAGGTGCATATGGGGATTCAGAGACAAGCAACGACCAAGAGACCTCACGGAGTTAggtcaatatttaatttttaactttaatgtgcaaataaatagaaaaggaaaactacattCAAAACAGCTGCAAAGGAAGTACAAGCCCCAGGACAGAAATTCTTCAAAAACAGAAGAGAGGCTCCCTAGAAGCATGCAGGGTGGGGCTCGGCGGGGTGTGGCCCGCACCCCAGGCCCACACGGAGGCACGGCAGGGGCCACGGGCTCCCAAGGATGGCGCCGGGAGGGTCTGGTTCAGGAATTCCGGTAAGTTCCCTTCTTACAAAACAAGGATGTAGACAAAGTGCCTGGTAGACTTGAGCAAACACGGGCTAGGAGACCCTGGGCAGGGCACACTGGCCCTATAATCACCCAGACCCCAAGTCAAAGGCTTTGCAAATCTTGAGTTCCACAGGTAGCTTCTAGAAACATATCTCCACTTCCCAGAACCGTGAATTTGGCACAGCTCAGTTTTTGGGAGGGTGAGGGCTGTCACTGGGTGGGCGGGAGGAAGGCTGAACACAAGGATGGTTCTGGGCCCCCCGTTGGTCAATCCCCTTTTGAGGATGCCAGGAGCCCAGCTAGGGCCTCTCAGGGTGCAAGAATTCTAAAGAGCTGGTCCCTGGCCCAAACCGCTTGGCATTCTTGGCATAGAAAGCCTTGCACACCTCTGTATGACAGTTACCTCTGCCCCTCACGCCCATACCCAGTCCAGGCACTGGCTGTAGGAACAACAATGTCAAGGACAGATCTGCAGAGTCCCATGAAGGCTCTCACTGCCCAAGGAACCAAGGGACTTGGCTGTTACAGAAGTTACAACCACTAAGAGAGCTTATGAAtaaatatgtgtgcatatatatatttctagaatGTCCTTCTTAGGTACAGGGCACCCCTGGGCCCTCTCAGTGTGGGCCGTTTGAGCTCACTGGGAGTTTCAGGCTGAGCCCCCTCCCCTTGAGAGGCCAGGAAAATACAGGTTTGGAGTCTCATTTTTTCCAGAGTGGGGTCTTCTCAACAGTTCTGGTGCTGCCTGCCCACTCCACATCTTGACAACAGAGCAGAATCTCAACAGTTTGGCTGAAAGGGCCCCTCCTGCTTTCAAAGTGACCAAGGACCCCAAGCATCAGCTGAACCTAGCCCATGCCCCAACGATCAGATGCAGGCAGGGCCCAGCTCGGGAAGTTTCCAGAAACTTTCAGAACCGTTCAGGAAGGACGTGCTTTTCAAGCAGATCCACCCCGGCCCAACTCCTTCAATGTTGGGGTCTCCTGAACGCCGACCCCCAACCAAGCACATGGTTCAGCACAGACTTTTCCAGACACTGTATGCACAAAGGGACCAATGGTGCCCCCGTCTTGGGATTTGGCACGTGTGACGAAAGCGGCCCAGCAGGTGCATAAAGGCGGTTGCTTGCTCCCAGGCCAGTGTGtggctcctcctccttccagcagGGAGTGAGCCCCCAGAGGTCAAGGGCAGGAGGGGCCCAGGTTTGGCACAAGACAGGCCCAAAGGAAGCAGGGAAGCCGAAAGGGATGGCGGCACAGGGCCACAAGCCAACACGACCCCATGGCGCTCCGGCGCTCGCAGCCTGTGGCAGCAAGGCTGGGGGACACACTGCTCCCCTCGGGTTGTTCGTGAAAAGGCCCCGGGGCTGCTCCGGGCCGAGGCGGCAGCCACGTGGGGTTAGGGTGAGGCTGGGCGGCGGCCGTACTGCACACGGTAGCGGGTCACGGGCAGCCCGTGCACGCGCGCGGTCTCACAGAGCGTCTTGCAGGGTACCATGTCCTCGTCCTCCTCGCCCATCAGCCAGTCCTGCACCAGGCCGGCCGCCTCCACTGTCACATTGTCCTCCAGCCAGCGGCCGTGCCACTCCTCGAAGTGCTGGTGGTGGCGCAGCAGGACCAGGGGCTGCACCTGAGGGGGACGGGCGTGGAGTCAGGGCAGCCCCagatggctgggggtggggggtcagtgGGCACCCAGGAGCGCACCCCTCCTAGATGGCCGGGGGTGGGAACCCGGGGACACACTCCCTCCCTGAGGCCCATGGCCAGACCCCAGGCTTCAGGGCCGCGGAGCCAGGCGGGCACCTGCTTGGCCCGGCAGAGTGTCCCGCGGCGGTACATGTAGTCCTCGGAGTTGACGATGAACAGCATCTTGTGGGTGCTGAGCTTGAAGCGGCAGTCCACGTTGCAGGCGCTCTCCACCCCGACCAGCCGCTTCCAGGAGCTCTTGGCCTCGCCGCGCAGAGCGCGCACCTGCTCACACTGCCACCTGCGGAACTTCTTGAGGTtcctggggggagaggaggagctgCAGACTGGGAAATCCTCATGGCCTGTAAGCATCGGAAAGGCGTCCCACTTCCCCGGGGTCGGAGAAAGGCAAGCAGAAGCAGTGGAAATCTCCACCCAAACCCCTCCACCGGCGCCACGGGAAACCCAGTCAGACCCCCAATCAGACCCCCAGTCAGACCCCTAGTCAGACCCCGCGCTGCCGGCGGCGGGAGGGGCCTCCCTGGGCCTGTGGGGAGGAACCGCGTCTGCGGGTCCTCTTACCTCTGCAGGAACACGGGCTTCAGGAGGAAGCCCTCGGTGGGCGAGCTGGACGCTCCCTCGGTCCCCACGTACTGCTCCACGTAGCGAGCCAGGTGCTGTGGGGCCGGAGGGAGACAGGCCTGTGTTTTCATCCCTGCTCCCCAAAGCTCCAGGAGGATGGCAGCCAGGGAGGAGTGGATGCGAAACCGAAACCACCAGACGGCAGCTCCGGACTGACCGCCGGTCCACAGCCCGGAGTTCGACAGCTGTGGCACTTGGCGCTCCCGTGGTAAATCCCTCCCTCGTACCACCCTCACGTGACAAGCACCCATGGGGAACAGGGCTCCCACATAGAGAGCCGGGTCAGAGAGCAGGAACGACACCAGGGCCCATGCAGCAGGGCAAGgccagggaggggatggaggtgaGCAGAAGGCGTGGCTGGCAggggctgcccagggctggggtgggtaCAGCCTGCAGCGTCCGGGGGACGCTTCACCTGCTTGCCACCCTCCGAAAGCCAGAGGCTCCTCCAGACTCACGCCTAACCAAACCACATTTGCTGGAAACTTCTGGAAGGGGCAGGATGTACAGAACCCACCCACACTCGTCTTGGAAAGCACTTCATGTGTGGGGAGCCTTGAAGCACGCAGGGAAGGATGCGGTGGGGGGGCCCCCACTGGCTGGGGGCTGAagacccaggaccccaggtgGACTGTGTGTCTCGGAGTGCGGGCCGGGGGAGTTCTCCAACTCAAGAGAGTTAGAGAACTCTTCCAGGCCAATGTGACCGGAAGCCAGGGCTCTGAGCTTTGCGCCCGGGGAGTGCGGGGTCATCATAGTGTTGGCAGCAGGAACAGGGCTGTGTGGGGAGGGTGGCCTGGCTCTCACATGGCCTCCTGCCGCGGGACACCCCCAGTGGGTCCTGGGGGCTCCTGCACATGCAGCTGCCATCCCCCGTCAGGCTTCCACAGACAGCGCTGGGGCTGCCAAGTGAGGCTGCTCCGGGTGGGACATTCTGTAGCCTGTGCCGTGTGCCCAGGGCTTGTGGCGGGTGGGGAGCCCCCCAAGGGCTGCCTGACCCCCACAGTGTGTTCAAGGTGCAGAATCCGGACGGGGGTTCTCACCTGGACCTCCACAGGGTCCTCAGTCTGGGCCTCCTCGGTGTCCAGAAGCTCGATGGTCATGATCACCTGCCCCTTGCGCTGGAGGAACAtgacctggggaagggagggatgagcAGCTGAAGCTGCGGGGGAGCCGGGTGGAGGCTGACGGGTCATCTACGACGGCCTCCCCCAGCCTGCAGGGGCCCAGTAAGAGGAGTGGGGGTACCACATCGAGTGAGGCTTCCTTAGCCCGAGCCAAGCTGCCGGTCCTCCCGTCGCGGGTGCCCTCCTCACAGCCCCAGCCTCGTGGCGGCACAGAGAGCAGCACCCCCTCACCTTGAAGCAGTTCTCGTCTGCCATGCAGCGCTCGGCCTTCCACTGGTAGCTGGTCTCCCTGGCGGCGCGGACGCAGCGGGAGGACAGGCTCCCCCCGGCGGCCCCCCGCTTCTTCTCGTTCAGGTAGAGCTCCACCACCTTCAGACAGACGTCGTCACTCACGAGGTGGTGcagctgtggggagggagagCCAGTGGGTGCCCTGCGTGCGCGCCCCCTGGGAGGGGTGAGGCGCAGCTGCTGTCCACCGCTCGCCGGAGGCCGCACCACGCCCGGAGAGGAGGTCAGCCAAGACCTCGAGGGGAGGTCGGTCTGCGGGGCTGTGCTGGGCAGCCGCCACGCTGGGGGCTGAGGGCACCAGACCAGATCAGAAAGCAGCGCAGACCACAGCAGACCGGACTGGACGAGCAGGCCCTGCCTGGGCGTGAGGAACGCACAGAGAAAGTCCTAGAGCACAAGTGCCAGAACAGGGACAATTCTTGTAATCGCTACAAACACAGGCGCAGGAAGACAGCAGTGAGGGAGCCGGGCAGCGGGGTCAGGCCGAGCAGACGGGAGTCGACACCCCTGGGCACCGGCCATGGCCCCAGACCGGCTCCTGCAGACCCAGGGCCTTCCCTGCGGCTGCTCTGCTGAATAAACACAACATGTGGCCACTCGGCGAGATCCCAGTGAGCACTGGCTGCTGtcaccaaaaagaagaaatgctcaACAAACAGGCTGAAAGAGGCAGAGTGCGACAGCTCGGCCCTGCAGGCTGCCGACGGCGCCATGGACGGGGCCCCGCAAGTGTCCGGCCTGCTGGAAAGCGGGGAGCTAAGGGCAGGGCATCCTGGCCCAACCAGGGCTTCAGCTAAATAGctccatttttcttaaaaaaaaaaaaaaaaaaaaaaaaagacttctaggggcgtctgggtggcccagtcagttgtgtctgccttcggctcacgtcatgatctcagggtcctgggatcgagtcccatatcaggctctttgctcagaagggaatttgcttctctctctgctctccctctgtctcttgcaaataaataaaaatcaaatcaaatataaaaaatgagttCTACAGGAGATATTTGTGgaaaaggtaattaaaaagaaaaaacaacgtTTATCAGAGTGTCCGATCTGGTCCAGCTGTCTGGGTGCTACAGATGAAGCTGCCATCCCCAGAACGGGGGCCCCACTGGGGGCACACTGGACGCCCAGCCCCGTGACAGCCGGTGCACAGGGGAGTGTCCCCGTGCCAGAGACCAGGCTGCAGGTGCCTGCCGGTGGGGAGGGCtggaaggaggcagagctggggctgtCTGGGAAGACCCACCGAGCTGCATGCTCCTGTGTGTTTCTGCCTTGATGAGAAGTCTGTAAACCTGAAAGGAAATGCCATTCCTAGCAACCGTGTCCGGGTGGGAGAGTCAGGACACTACTCTTTCCTCGGCTTTTTTGCTTTACGGTGAATAACCTTCCTGGGTAAACAGGAAACCAAGTCAGGCTGAACAGTAACAACTCTGGTGACCGAGCAGGACTCACATCCCCAGACCACGTCTGCCTCATCGGAGGCTTTGCTGTTTATAATAACGCAACCGAGTCACGTGCCTGATTTCCTCCGGTGGACACTCAATTGCGGTATCTTTGCTCAGCAATGCGGGCAACCGGCCAACAGTCTCCCTCCAGGAGGAGCGGGCTACGGTTCCTTACATGTTGCTACTCTCGAGAAAGGTGTGTCGACAAGGAGCCACATGAACCCTTGTATGGTCGCCAAAAGATGGCAACAACCACGTGCCTGTGCGCAGGTGAGTGGATGAGCCAATGGGGTCCATCCACATGATGGCGTGGGAGTTGGCCACCGAAGACCATGAACTTCTGACAAGGCTAGATGTGGGTGGACCTTGGAAAGAGCATACTGAGCTGGAGAGGAGCCAAACTGGAAAGGTCACAAGCTGCTGGgactccatttatgtgaaatgtccagaacaggcaaa encodes the following:
- the F2RL3 gene encoding LOW QUALITY PROTEIN: proteinase-activated receptor 4 (The sequence of the model RefSeq protein was modified relative to this genomic sequence to represent the inferred CDS: inserted 1 base in 1 codon; deleted 1 base in 1 codon); the protein is MTLATRPPQPTPWACHRLXGGRGWFISLGPVHSSIGSQEAGGGGQPGRKPEVSGHSPEQLAVPSFDSMWALALLWPVVLGFSLEDDSQNTLTYDEMGSAGEDNDVTLGPFTGPQEETPHSPHLRSFPGQLWANNSNILELPDSSRALLLGWVSTRLVPALYGLTLLVGLPANGLALWVLATRVPRLPSTVLLMNLAAADLLLALTLPLRVAYHLQNQHWPFGEAACRATTAALYGHMYGSVLLLVAVSLDRYLGVVHPFRALTLRGWRLAAGLCAAAWLAAVALALPLALQQQTFHLSHSDHVLCHDALPVGAQASYWRPAFLCLAVLGCFLPLLVMLLSYGATLCALATGGPRYGHARMLTALVLASAVAFFVPSNVLLLLHYSDPRPDAWGNLYAAYVPSLALSTLNSCVDPFIYYYVSVEFRDKVREGLLCGARGASTASREGGTQGTRSTSLV